One window of the Lacerta agilis isolate rLacAgi1 chromosome 17, rLacAgi1.pri, whole genome shotgun sequence genome contains the following:
- the LOC117061811 gene encoding dapper 1-like — translation MAGRRAVPPSLWSGNERLRIGERLQASLAGIFELDLLRETQRETVERALEGSRRDVEPQQEDQSSLGDNRLPTTTKLDRSKSEDLLGTPTEPLTYSSSENIEADPGVLRAHTGDGSEKGCLGLRMVSEQLLSSKKGGINGGDTQEILEADSRPSSGFYETSEMGSLSDSCASVHSDGPGGSRCSIGSLSHLPGLRESTFSRPRSTDEAAVRFLDLQLQRLTLANASGADGRRPVSTGDLEFLLGLGDLSLPLPKNPSLQLLQYKSDLVSRNTNEIYHYPSPLHAVALQSPLFTSSLSQSSSQEELDDRPLEQPGTKSPKRVAACSKEQQRARLDQYVAKLVLRYKCRSAASRPESGYLAGNQKSLSMSSVCSSVLGASQLLAPAPGWKIRRRISTCSHLRSPEGSEGARDSRVLDSQGDFTPFLEICSVQSSTTNLVKATEPSVVSLPDPLPPFPEPSIIPLPNKQHGGSEREVLGWVNGARCHVVQAEAPFRKEPSLPQATTNFDRLYKGKHASRELVKAAERQEKPAERSWLSPRELLRRLSLRRRPSARMGSRARASSEINVHAVAGLGCPSDPQASRGKAVKPKWTSVLEISSKAPGRQRLKAGTFHPPQVLNRHLAFSSDSPTSFCFLGGSHLDLPPRQRAGLAGGSLGEVDATSAVSLNGDWILHQLGDRWPRTAATLDSADLPVRSFKLRRSRSFKELKKMMSRSFKGSRTTK, via the exons CAAAGCAGCCTGGGCGATAACCGACTGCCCACCACCACTAAGCTGGACCGGAGCAAATCTGAGGACCTGCTGGGGACCCCAACGGAGCCTCTTACCTACAGCTCATCAGAGAACATCGAGGCAGACCCTGGGGTGCTCCGTGCTCACACGGGGGACGGATCAGAGAAGGGATGCCTTGGGTTGCGGATGGTCAGCGAGCAACTCCTTTCCTCTAAGAAAGGTGGAATCAATGGGGGAGATACCCAAGAAATCTTGGAGGCAGACTCCAGGCCCAGCTCAG GGTTTTACGAGACGAGCGAGATGGGCTCCCTGTCTGATTCCTGCGCCTCCGTCCACAGCGATGGGCCTGGGGGTTCCCGCTGCAGCATTGGCTCCCTCTCCCACTTGCCGGGCCTGCGGGAGTCCACCTTCTCCCGCCCGCGCTCTACCGATGAGGCTGCTGTCCGCTTCCTAGACCTCCAGCTGCAGCGTCTCACCTTGGCAAACGCCTCTGGTGCGGACGGCAGGAGGCCTGTGTCGACAG GTGACCTTGAATTCCTCCTGGGCCTCGGAGACTTGTCCCTCCCACTCCCAAAGAACCCGAGTCTCCAGCTGCTGCAGTACAAGTCGGACCTCGTCTCCAGGAACACCAACGAGATCTACCACTACCCTAGCCCCTTGCATGCCGTGGCTCTCCAGAGTCCCCTCTTCACCAGCAGCCTCTCCCAGAGCTCGTCCCAGGAGGAACTGGATGATCGACCCCTGGAGCAGCCTGGCACCAAGTCCCCAAAGAGAGTGGCTGCGTGCTCCAAGGAGCAGCAGAGAGCCCGGTTGGACCAGTACGTGGCCAAATTGGTGCTGCGTTACAAGTGCCGCTCGGCAGCCAGCAGGCCGGAGTCTGGATACCTGGCAGGGAATCAGAAGAGCTTGTCAATGTCCTCTGTCTGCAGTTCTGTCCTGGGTGCCAGCCAGCTCCTGGCGCCGGCGCCCGGGTGGAAGATCCGGCGGCGCATCTCCACCTGCTCGCACCTGCGCTCTCCAGAAGGTTCCGAAGGGGCACGAGACTCCCGGGTTTTGGACAGCCAAGGGGATTTCACTCCGTTTCTGGAGATCTGCTCGGTCCAGTCCAGCACCACCAACCTCGTGAAGGCTACCGAGCCATCAGTGGTGTCCCTGCCGGATCCTCTCCCACCATTTCCAGAACCTTCCATCATCCCCCTCCCAAATAAGCAACATGGCGGATCGGAGAGAGAGGTCCTGGGCTGGGTCAACGGGGCCCGTTGTCACGTTGTCCAGGCTGAGGCTCCCTTCAGAAAGGAGCCCTCGTTGCCGCAGGCCACTACAAATTTTGACAGGCTGTACAAAGGCAAACATGCCTCGCGGGAGTTGGTGAAAGCAGCCGAGAGGCAGGAGAAGCCGGCCGAGAGGAGCTGGCTGAGCCCCCGGGAACTGCTACGCAGGCTGAGCCTTCGCCGTAGGCCGTCTGCTCGCATGGGGAGCAGGGCCCGTGCCAGCTCGGAAATCAATGTCCACGCGGTGGCagggctgggttgccccagcgacCCACAAGCCAGCAGAGGCAAAGCGGTCAAGCCAAAATGGACATCGGTCTTGGAGATTTCCAGCAAAGCCCCCGGACGCCAGCGGCTGAAAGCCGGCACCTTCCACCCGCCCCAAGTGCTGAACCGCCACCTTGCCTTTTCCTCTGACTCGCCAACATCGTTTTGCTTCCTGGGCGGCAGCCATCTTGACCTGCCGCCTCGGCAGCGGGCTGGACTTGCCGGCGGCAGCCTTGGAGAGGTGGACGCCACAAGCGCCGTCAGCCTGAACGGGGACTGGATCCTCCATCAGCTTGGGGACAGGTGGCCCCGCACTGCGGCCACGTTGGACTCTGCCGACTTGCCAGTCCGCAGCTTCAAGCTCCGGCGCAGCCgctccttcaaggagctcaagaaaATGATGTCCCGCTCCTTCAAGGGCTCCAGGACCACCAAGtga